In one Gloeocapsa sp. PCC 73106 genomic region, the following are encoded:
- a CDS encoding chlorophyll a/b binding light-harvesting protein, which yields MDPYSWWAGNFRFANLSGKLLGAHIAHAGLIVLWAGAMTLFELSRYNPELPMYTQGLVLLPHLASLGIGIGSDGQSINTYPYFLIGMVHLVSSAVLGAGGLYHAVLGPEKLDVKGFGYNWQDGRKMTTILGIHLVLLGLGALLLVIKAVLLDGLYDPALGGVRVVSAPTLNPLRIFGYLVGITPSGWTLQGMAGVDNLEDVVGGHIWIASICILGGIWHIQTEPTPWAKGLFTWSGEAYLSYSQAALAYMGFFAAYFVWVNDTVYPTAFYGPIGTTTVEGIITPRTWLMLFQIIFASLLLIGHLWHALRVRAIASGFIFNQGKNKSSYDPQVGNVATLINAESLSVTWVKNLPIYRQGLPAIARGLEIGMAHGYWLLGPFLKLGPLRNSDQALLAGFASASSLVIIASLGLFLYGTVTFGKRVKPTGVLPENLTTYSGWSFFTSGFLIGGLGGVVFACFILLEISRSNIL from the coding sequence ATGGACCCTTATTCCTGGTGGGCTGGCAATTTTCGTTTTGCTAATCTCTCGGGTAAGTTATTGGGGGCACATATAGCTCATGCTGGCTTGATTGTTCTCTGGGCGGGAGCAATGACTCTATTTGAGTTGTCACGGTATAATCCTGAGTTGCCTATGTATACTCAAGGATTGGTTCTGCTACCCCATTTAGCGAGTCTTGGTATTGGGATAGGTTCTGATGGGCAGAGTATTAATACTTATCCCTATTTTCTCATCGGCATGGTACATTTGGTTAGTTCAGCCGTTTTAGGTGCGGGTGGTCTCTATCATGCTGTCCTCGGTCCTGAAAAACTCGATGTAAAAGGTTTTGGTTATAACTGGCAAGATGGTCGCAAAATGACGACGATTCTGGGGATTCACCTGGTTTTGTTGGGCTTGGGGGCTTTGTTGCTGGTAATCAAAGCGGTGCTACTCGATGGGTTATATGATCCGGCTTTGGGTGGTGTGCGTGTAGTTAGCGCTCCTACTCTCAATCCTCTACGTATTTTTGGTTATCTGGTGGGAATTACACCTTCTGGATGGACGCTTCAGGGTATGGCAGGGGTTGATAATCTGGAGGATGTCGTTGGTGGTCATATCTGGATCGCCTCTATCTGCATTTTAGGCGGTATCTGGCATATTCAAACTGAACCAACACCGTGGGCAAAGGGTTTGTTTACTTGGTCGGGAGAAGCTTATCTTTCCTATAGTCAAGCAGCTTTGGCTTATATGGGCTTTTTTGCTGCTTATTTTGTCTGGGTTAATGATACTGTCTATCCTACGGCGTTTTATGGACCAATAGGCACAACTACTGTAGAGGGCATCATTACGCCACGCACTTGGTTGATGTTGTTCCAGATCATTTTTGCCAGTTTACTGCTGATAGGTCATTTATGGCACGCTCTCCGAGTCAGGGCGATCGCGTCGGGATTTATCTTTAATCAAGGAAAAAACAAGTCTTCTTACGATCCTCAAGTCGGCAATGTAGCTACTCTCATTAATGCTGAGTCTCTTTCTGTTACTTGGGTAAAGAATCTGCCAATTTATCGTCAGGGATTACCTGCGATCGCCAGAGGGTTAGAAATTGGTATGGCACATGGTTACTGGCTATTAGGTCCTTTTCTTAAGTTGGGACCTTTACGCAATAGCGATCAGGCTTTATTGGCTGGATTTGCTAGCGCTTCATCGCTGGTGATCATTGCTAGTCTTGGTTTATTTCTCTACGGTACGGTTACTTTCGGCAAACGAGTTAAACCCACTGGAGTCCTTCCTGAGAATCTCACAACTTATTCAGGCTGGAGCTTTTTTACTTCTGGTTTCTTAATCGGAGGTTTAGGTGGCGTTGTGTTTGCTTGCTTTATTTTGCTCGAGATAAGTCGCTCTAACATTCTTTAA